DNA from Mustela nigripes isolate SB6536 chromosome 14, MUSNIG.SB6536, whole genome shotgun sequence:
GCTGAATCCCATGTTTATCTTGGTTTTCTCCCTACTGTAGCCTTATATCTATAGCTGGGGTGGTAAAACTATAGCTGATACATGAACAGAAAAAGGATGAGTCGGTTTTCTTTAATTAGAGTCTATAAGTATATATCTCACCCTCTaacatgtttatctttttctgacaaaCAGGACACGATGCTTTACCCAGGCATGTACCAGGCTGCAAATCCTCAGGagcaaatacacaaacaaaatttTGCTCCATTCAATGCCTTGTTGCCTCGATTTAAGACATACTCAAAGGACAATTCTTATCCTGGGTATGTCTTCTCTCTTCTGGAGCATTTCATCAAACAGCGATAGGAAAGGATGCACAAAGGAGGGGTTCCATCCAAACCATGCCTCTGAATAAGAAACCACCCACCCATCTTTAAAGAGCCAACCTCTGACCTTCCAGATCTCCGGCATCATAGAATTCTAAATCCTAGTGGTTCAGTCAATCAATAGTTaccaatgtgccaggcacttccAAGGGATCCAGAGGTTTTGTATTAAACCCATCGCACAAGGCTCCTCATTCCTTGCAAATTACACTGCCAAATCTGGACAGATGAGAAGCaagtacacttaaaaaaaaatcagtggtaaTAAGGACAGTTATTAATAATTTAGTTATTAATAATTTAGCAGTCAGACAGTGACCCTTCTGAAAGTGTGGTTACTAATTATGGCAAGACATTAGCCATGAGCTAGGACTGTCACAGGCATACTGGGCAGTGTGGTGACCCAGTGATGCACTGTGAAGACAGTGAACAAGGTGGTGGTGATGGGATGGATGGCGCCACTTTGGCAAGGATGTCCAGAAAGGTCTTTAGGGGAAATGACACTTGACCTGAAGTCTGAATGACGACACTGAGCCAGCCTGTGAAGATCTGGGCCAGGGCTTCCTAGGAAGGAGGAGCTACAAGTGCAAAGGCTGTAAGCTGGGGAGGAATGGGTGGGAGGAGTAAGGGGGAGGCTGGTGTGGCTAGAGTGTGGTGAGCAGAGAGGAACTGAAGAcagagcaggagggtgggggctgAGCACGTGGCCCTTGTAGACCCAGTGTTTCAGGAAGCCACTCAGCATGGGTGGAACTTCGGGGCAAAGAGtcaaggtcttttttggttcATGAGAAATGCAGGGATCAGTGAATGAGTGTAACTTTCACCAGGCTGCATTAAGGAAGTGGAAGTGTTGAATCTTGGCCCCCGTGTTGATTCTAAgtacaatttctttctttcttttttttagagatttatttatttatttatttgacagagagagagagagcaagagacacaagcaggcagagcagcagagggagagggagaagcaggctccccactgagcagggaacccgatgcggggctgggatcccaggaccctgggatcatgacctgagctgaaggcagtcgcttaaccaactgagccacctaggtgcccctaagtaCTATTTCTAACACAGCAAAAAGTCTACACCAAAGACCAAGTGTTATGAACAATGGCAATTATAATATAATGCCACCTCAAACTTTAACTGGTTCTTCCTCCTTATCCTGAGATTGCTGATTGAATAATCATCACTCTCTTACTCCCAGTTTCAAATCATGGGCAGTACTTACTCATGATGGTGGTGGACTCTTTTCTCACCTACCCCTCCTGGGATCTCAGCCAAGGATACTGGGttgcagaaatatttttcaaaccaGAATCGATTTTAATCTTAACTGGGATGTCaagactaaatatatatttttttaattttatttatttgagagagataaataaGGGGAGGGAATTaggagagggagaatgggagagggggaaggagaagcaggttcctctctgagcaaggaacccagtgtggagctcagtcccaggaccctgggatcatgacgtgagccaaaggcagagcttaagtgactgagccacccaggcgtcccaagactaTCTGTAATACTCACAGCTAATCAGAAATACATTAAGAGGCAAGGAAACCCCACAGTTGCCCCACATTAGAAAGCTAATTGGCCTGTTGACTTTTCTCAAAGAATTAGGCCAAGTTCAGGGATAGCTGTGGTACTGATGGAGTTCGTATATGGTCACTAAGTCATTACACATGatgcttaaatttttatttctagccCTGGCACATACAACCCGGAGATGAAGCCACCCCCCAAAATCACTTGGCCAATGAAATTTGGATCTCCAGACTGGGCTCAGGTTCCATGTCTACAGAAAAGAACCCTAAAAGCTGAGGTAAGAAGACTTGAATTTATGTAGAGCCCTCTCTCTGGTACTTTCATATGTATCAGGAATTCTTATCCAGAAAGAGCTGCAGGAAGTCCTTGCTCCCCTGACAGTAGTTTGTGCGGTTTTGTGCAGATATGCATATGAGAACCCTTTTGGAGAGTTGCCCAGTTTCGTTAGATTTTTATAGGTGGCTATGACTGACGAAAGTCGCATTTTCTTTAATCCTCAAATAATGTTCTGGTACAGGAACAGGACAATTCTATCTTGGTGACAGAGGAGGGAGATCAGACTCTTATAGATTAAGTGACCTGTGCAAGCTGACAACTTGAATCTAGATCTTGTGACTCCTAAGCCAGTGCTCTTTCCATATACCACTAGAGTATCAGATCATGAGGGGGCTATAGAGCATTCTGGTAAGAAGATGGATTCAGGGGACagattgcctgggttcaaatacTAGCTCCCATATTGCTGGCTGGGTGATCTCAGGCAAGTTTTCTAAGccacagtttttcttctttaaaagcagagagagtcaattatcatatggtttcacttatttgtggagcataacaaatagcatggaggacatggggagttagagaggagaagggagttgggggaattagaaggggaggtgaaccatgagaaaatatggactctgaaaaacaatctgagggttttgaaggggcagggggtgggaggtcggggtaccaggtggtgggtattatagagggcacggattgcatggagcactgggtgtggtgcaaaatgaatactgttatgctgaaaataaaaaataaaaaaatgaatattataataGAATCAATTTGATAAGGTTTTAAAGATCAAGCTAATGTAGAAAAGCATTTAACATAGTacttataatataataaatgttcaaCCCACATGAGCCATCATAATTCCAGAGGTGATgttttttaagaggaaatttGAGTTAATTCCACAACTATTTGTTAAATGCCTAATGTATCAACATCATCACGCTAGACCTCTGAGTAACATTCAGGAATCAAATGCATAATCTTTGTTTTTGAGAAGCTTACCAGGAATTCTTGGAGACAGGGAGATGACAGAGAGCAGCTGTACATTGACAGAATCCTAAGACTTGGTTCCTATGGGGTGGGCTTCAGCTGTGATGTGCACTTCTATTTTGCAAGTCAGGAAGACCAGAGGCAGAGGGTTCGCATCAGAATATTGACCCAAACAATATTCCTTCATTGCAGTTGTCCACTGACAAGGACTTCAGAAAGCACCGGAACCGTGTGGCCTACCTAAGCCTGTTTTACAATTGAGGTGCTGTGACTACCTTCATGTGCCCCTCCTGACCACAGATCTAGGACTGAGGACAGGGCTGCTCTTCCCCCCTGCACTGCTGTGCTCGCTTGTCTGCCAGCATGGGACcgagggagggaaggggctccTAACTCCTATGTAAGAACAGAGAGACTACATCAGAGTGTTCTGTGTCCATGTGCTGGTTTGTCTTGTACATATGTAGATGGGCCTGGGGGTCCTGCCCAATGTTCAGTGCGGTGGCTCCATTTTACTGAAATACTCATGGGTCTCTGTCCTCACGCTCTAATTCCCAGTCTTATGTGTTCTACCATGAGACCTGGGGACAGGGACTGTTGGCCTCACCATTGACTGGATGGTCAATTTGGATTGGATTGGATGGCCACCTTGGACTTATTCATGGGCTTGCTACACTCAGAGGGTACTGACAGGCAgggtaaacatttatttttaagaaaactttatttttaagaaaactgtcCAGATTTCTGAGTTTCTGAGTTTCTGGCATACAATGGGAAGGTCAAGAATTTGTTCCCTTTCCCAGACTCACTGGATCAGAAACTCCCCACTTCCCATTACCTCATCTATGTCATTTGTCAGTCATCATGTTAATTGAGTTCCTACCATCTGTCAGGAAGAGTGGCAAGGACTGGGAATATAGCAGGAATTAAAATAACCTCATCTCCTGGTCTGAAAGCCACAGAAGCAATGTCCTGCTGTAGACATATTCCGGGACTGTCTGACTTGCTGGAACACACCCTCTAAGCCCTGGAAATGCTCTATGTGGTTCCTTTAGCACTTTCAAGCAACCCACAGGGAGCCTCAGTTTTATATTCTGGACCTTGAGCAcatggaaaagggagagaaagcaacaGTGTGAAAAACCAGAGGTCTAAAGgcctgtgtgggggaggggaggtgtcgGGGGACAAGCCAGGACAAGAGAGAAATGGCATGGAAAAATCCAAACTGAGCCTTGGCCCATTAAAGCTGGGGGCTGgatctctgctccctgctccttgcTGGAGAGACAGAACAGCTAGGGTCTGTGTGACTTAGCAGCTCAAAGCAGCACCATCCCATCTCGGCTGCCGTCCAGCACAAAGCCTGGGGCCCCAGGCCCTCTGCATAAGGTCTGAGCCTAGAGGGGCCTCAGTGTCTCTGTGAAAGGGGAAGAGCTGCAGAAGGCAGAGTACCAGAAATCCAGCCTAAAGCCTGCTTCCGGGTCTACCTTTGTCCATTcctgagccccaccccccactgacCTCCCAGCCTATTTTCTTGGCAGAGCCCCCACTTGCTGTGGCCAACTTCAGAGAACTCATGACACATCAAATCTTCTCAACAAGATAGTATTCTTCTGCACATGGCTTTGATGGCGAATGACACATGGAAGCAGGCCTCAATCAAAACTCCTACCATCATGGCCAAAAAGCAGATTTTGAGATTTCTGGTGACATTTGCATAGTAAGAGCTGGGTCAAAGTGGAACTAAGAAAAGGGGAAGCCAAGACCTCACCACTACTGGTTGGCTCTAAATTCTGGATTTAGGGCTGAGATACAAAGGGGTCGTTCATTCTGTTTAGGTCTTTCAGCCATGACTATGAGCCCAGGAGAATGGACAGAGTTCTAGAGCAGAAGCTCTACCAGGAACAAAGGATATGCctccagaaacaaaggaaattgaGTCTCCAAGGAAGCTAGAATGTGGGGGACCCCAGTTGAAGGCTAGGGAACAGCAGAGGAGCCTGCCAGCAGAGCCCTCTTCCTCAAATATCTGATCATCGGTCTCTCCTCCACAACAACCAATATGCGTCCCCTTGACAGAAGAATCAAGTCCGGACATTTCACAAGGTCCTGTCCATCTGACCGCAGCCCACCTTGGTTGCTTCCTCTCCTGCTATCCCCTCCAGGTACCTTGTGTCCACCTGCTGGCATTTCCTGCTGCTCTACAATTACACAAACTTTCTCCACCCTCTCTACTTGTCCTTAGGCCAGTTTCTGCATGAGATCCCTTTTCTAACTTTCTCTACCCAGTGAGTTCCTACACATGCTTCAGGGTGAAATCTAACAGGGTTTCCTTTGTGATACCTTCCTCTTGCCTGCTGCTCTCAGGCACCTTTCCCTGTAACAGTCACTGTCACTTGTATTACTGTGAATTTGGTTGTATAGCAGACATTGCTAAGGACTTGTTATCACAAGACATGTCAGATCTGGggacttaaagagaaaaatgaacaatctcttcctcttgctcATAATGAGTTGGGAAGAGAGACATGCCATGGGTACAATACAGTGTGATGTGTAGTGAAACGTCAGACGTAGAAGGtgctgtggggggagggaaggaggagtaaTGACCTCTGATAGTGGGTGGGAGGGTAGGCAGAGAACACACAGAAAGATTCAGGGATCAGGGAAGATTTTAGTTACACAAAGAGAtttcaataaatactttatgagtaaattaataatatttcatcAGTGATAATGGCACAAGtagtaaatggaaagaaaactcagAATGTGTTTTACAAGTAGAACCCAAATATAGTCTGGGTTCCATGTGACCACTTTCTGCATGAATTCATGTTTAAAAACCATGTTACAGCTgcccaaaacaaagagaaattccaATCTTTATATCTCttacagaacattaaaaaatctcTGACTTGTAAGCATAGGCAACATTTCTCAAAATCTTCATCCTACGTTCCCCTCCAAGACGTTGCTGTGGAACATTTCCCCCAAGAAACTCCAAATTCCAAATCTCTATTTTCACCTCTCCCATCCATAGTTCTTCCCCGTTAccttccaactttttaaaatttagtttgctCCTcgttccatttacattttttgacCCACTAGCATcattgtcctctctctctctctttctctttctctgtatgtttTTCTGTCCACAGACCTTCAGTTTCTACCACATAATATACAAGAATCAGACAGGCAAGATATTTACTAGTGTGGTGGGGACAGAGTAACATATTGCAAGGTGGGGAACACTCCCATATTAATAAATCTTGTCCCTGTCCTACAATGATAGACAAGGCAGAACAGACCATAAGCTGTGGACAGCTTCTGTTGGGTGTTATTTTCTAGAATCCAGGAGCAGACAGAATTGATAGCTCTGGATTTACCAATACCATATGTTGTTCCCATGGCTGCATTTAGTCCCTGCTGATGAATTTTAGGTCACTCACGATAACCCGAATTTGGTGTATCTTGGTGCTGAGAACTTTTTAGCAATTATATCTCTATCTCAAGATAGAGATATAATTATATCTCTATCTCAAGATATAATTATATCTCTATCTCAAGATAGAGATATAATTGAGGCCAACCACCACCAGAGCATGAATAGAGGTGATACCGAGGCAGGAACGGTGGCTGAAGGGGAAGGGATGAGGATGCAGGTGAATTGGGGCTGAGCTGAGCTCCCTTCCCTTTGACAGAAAAGGCTGTGCTTCCCATGAGAGAAacacaacagaaagagaaaggaatggcCAGAGTTCAGACATTATCCAACTCCATAAGATCAATTCCATTGTGTGTTGGTGCGGGGGAATGATGCAATGATGTAGGAAAATGTACACCTCTATTCACCACTATCACTCCCACACATCTAGATGGAGAATTCTTTGCATCTTTCTTCCCAGGTACATCCTTCTAATTACATTTCTTGCAAGAATTTTGGGTCCCAGAGCAGTACCCGTTTTTACCTTCTAAAAGGTGGCATTACTGCACTGCCGATGATTGTTCATAACCTACTGTGGATTGCAAGTTCAGGCCCTGGGCTTGCTTCAGGCAGGAACATGCTCACAAGCAATGGGCTGATAGAAAATTCCTAGTGAGCCAGCGCCATGTCTTATTTGTCATTTCGTGCCTCTGTGCCATTCACAGAGCAGACTTTATCATATAGAAacacgataaaaaaaaaaatacattgatctGGATCTGGTTTTAACAGTAACTGTGTGATTGCCCATCCACACCTCACTTTCTTCCACTGTAAAGTGAGATTGGGTTTCAAAACTCAAAAGCTTTCAGGCCAGGCAGATAAAGTCATATGTGAGCAGGCTGAGAGCACCCATAGTGAGTAGGGAGGAAAAGGGTCTATAAAAATACcccatttaatgaaaaaaaattcattaaaactgTGATGCTGTCTCAAGAAGAACCACCATTTTGTCATCTGAGCTGGCCTCAGACCACCAGTCTGAAATATTCTctaagatttctctttcttctctaacTTTCAAGAATGGAGAGAAGAATGTGTTAGAAGGGAGAGTTCTGGGAGGGCTGGTCACCTCCACCAGAAAGTAGGTGCTACTGTGTCCTTAATCTCTGCACTGTGGGTCCTCACTTAGGGAGCTCTGCCCTGTATTCTCACCATTGGTCAATTCACAGATTCCCCCAAAGAATTGTTGCTAACTTTCAGTTTagaataaacctttttttaatgtccatttagccacatcattagtttttatgtagtgttcaatgattaattagttgcatataacacccagggctcatcacaatacgtgccctccttaatgcccatcccccggCCACCCCATCCTTTCACCCTCACCTCTGAAACCATCAGTCTGTTTCCTCCAGTGCATAGCCTcgtagtttgtctccctctctgatttctctcccttcaattttccctccctttccctatgatcctccatgatattatattccacatataagtgaaaccatatgataattgtctttttctggttgaTGTATTTCCCTTAGTATAATCCCCTCCAGATTCATCCACACTGATGCAAGGggtggggattcatcctttctgatggctgaggaatattccattgtatatatgagccatattgtctttatccattcatctgtggaagggcACCTCGgcttccttccacagtttggctatagtggacattTGCTGTATGAAtgttggggtgcatgtgccccttctttttactacatctgtatctttggggtaaatacccagtagttcaactgctgggtcatagggtagctctattttttaacgtcttgaggaacccccacactgttttccagagtggctgcaccagcttgctttcccaccaacggtgtacaagggttcccctttctccacatcctcaccaacatttgttgtgtcttgttaatttttgccattctatctcactggtgtaaggtgatatctcattgtggttttgatttgtagttccctggtggttagtgatgttgaagttttttcaggtgtctgttatccctttgtatgtcttctttggagaagtgtcagctcatgtcttccgcccattttttgactggattatttaacACAAGCAGAatacaaagaagacatctagaagGATCAGTAAGGATGTTTAGAGATTCTTTGTTTATTACTTGAGGGAGTATGATTCTAGTGCACAGAGGGATCAAACTAGTCTAATAAAATGCTGCTGTCAGCCCAGAGAAACAATAGAGCAATCCCAGAGTCTTGCTGGGAGGGAGGAAACTAGCCTCTTGCTAGTCTACTTAGAAAGGGCAAAACCCACCCTGTTGACAGCCAAGTCGAAGACAGTATAATATTCCCTAAGGAAGACATCTCCCAGAATCCACAGGGGCTGCCCAGTGGAGGAGGGCAGGTAAGTGACCTCAATCCCAAGGGTGCAGTAGCCATTGTTCTGCAGAGACAAAGGACATAAGGATATAACCAGGTGCATGGAGAGGTCTTTCCCCACAGGTACATCCCACCCTGTATTCCACAACACCTGTGGGGTCCCTGGCTTCTTGTTCACCCTCAGCCCTGCCACTGGTGACTCCCCATAGGTGCTCAGATGTGAGCTGGGACATGGAACAGCTGTTTGGACCCATCCAATCCCATTTCCCTGGAGCCTGGGGTGCATACGTACGTTGAGGACATAAGTAGAAGGAGGCAGAGGTAATGGGGTCCCACTGATGACGAAGGTGATGGTGGGCAAGCTCTGTATGGAGTTGCAGTTGACCACAaactgagagagaggaaaagcagagctGTAGAGTGCCAGGGGCCTGGGGGCCCAGACAAAGGGCCCGAATCTCCCATTCCCTGTGAGACTCTCTTCCTGACCTTCCAGCAGAGGCTGGTTGAGAGCGTGGAAGGCAAAGCCTGATTCCCAGGTACAACACTAACCAGAAGCTTTTGCTTTCCTGGGCCTCCTTGGACACAGCTCAGCTCTGAGATTTTGGTTGTACTGATATGGCCATAAGGAGTCAGGCTCATTCCAGAACACAGATTTCTATTGCCAGGAAGTCCCATTTACAGAGAAGAAGCCTGGGCACATTCAGTGTGAAACATGCTCTCACACAATTCATATCCACAGTAGTGTGCACCTATCTATGTActcaaatcacacacacacacacacacacacacacacaccctgaggaCCAAGATTTAGTCTGACTAAACTAGACTCTTGCATGCAGGAGGAGCAAACTACAGAAGCACATTTAAGGAGAACAGGTTTGGGTACAGTAGGCTGCTCAGAGTAAAAGCCAATGGAGTATTCCTAGGGAAGAAGGAAACCCAAGAGGACTGGAGAAGTACAATATGCCTGAGTCTGTTGTGTACAGTCAAATGACAGTGGCCACGCCAAGGTGAGATGTGTTCCTAGGGCCTGCAATGGAACAGCCACCCCTCCTGACAACCATTCAGCCCATTCTCACAGTTGGAGTTGATGTTATTCCCTCCCCTTATGCCTCCTTGAATTCAAGGTTCATGCCTAAAAGGCCATGATGTGTCCCCACCTGTTCTGTCCCACTAGGAGCTCAGTTCTCCACCAATCCCTTCTTCTGTCTCTCATGAACTCATTGCACTCAGGCTCCTGTGCTGAGGCTGCCTGGATGTGCAGAGGAGCCCTGGCTTCTGGTTACTCACAGCACCATTCTGATCTTGCTGGGCTCCTGTTGCCTTCACAAAGGATTCTAAGTACTGCTGGGGAACAGTCAGTGGGAAGGTTCCTGTATCCACGATCCCCTGGCAGCCCTGGGAGCACAAGCCGGTGGCCTGGTTACCGATGAGAAACCTGAGGGGAACACCAATACAGAGAGAGTCAGGCATTTcttggggtagctgggtggcccagtcagttgagtttctgactcttgcttttagtttgattcatgatctcatggttgagaccaagccctgcattgggctccatactcagcgtggagtctgcttgggattctctccccctctgactctctctctccctgttctctctctccctctctttctttctttcaaataaataaataaatctttaaagagagagaaggagagagtcagACATATTTGCCATAAATAAGTGCCACATCCACCCTAATCTCCCAAAAAGCCAGGGCATACCTTGACACTGCAATCCATGTAATAATGTaatgaaaattaacaataatagtaattacTATTGGAGTAATATCCTCAG
Protein-coding regions in this window:
- the CIMAP3 gene encoding protein pitchfork isoform X1, coding for MCFGKAETLVSYPFGTRQQRKLFPHYHPQNLLGNKFLPLRGAPHRGPGCYIAEDVYGLAYNLSKIPTSKKGYTFGARTAERFKVINKDTMLYPGMYQAANPQEQIHKQNFAPFNALLPRFKTYSKDNSYPGPGTYNPEMKPPPKITWPMKFGSPDWAQVPCLQKRTLKAELSTDKDFRKHRNRVAYLSLFYN
- the CIMAP3 gene encoding protein pitchfork isoform X2, whose protein sequence is MCFGKAETLVSYPFGTRQQRKLFPHYHPQNLLGNKFLPLRGAPHRGPGCYIAEDDTMLYPGMYQAANPQEQIHKQNFAPFNALLPRFKTYSKDNSYPGPGTYNPEMKPPPKITWPMKFGSPDWAQVPCLQKRTLKAELSTDKDFRKHRNRVAYLSLFYN